The Candidatus Glassbacteria bacterium DNA window AGTCGATGCCCAGGGCCGGGTGGCGGCCGATACCGTGCAGGTGGAAGTGGTGGCATCGGCACAGCCGCCGGTGGCCGAAATTTACTCTCCCGCTGCGGATACCACGGTCTCGGTGGGCGACAGTGTTTACCTGGAGGCGGTCGCCCTGCAGACCGCCGGCAGGATCGTTTCCATCGGCTGGATTTATCCCCCCGGCAGCGGGCTGGAAAACCGGACCGATACGGTTGAAACTCCCGGCTGGGTAATAATGGTCAACCCCGGCGTCTTCCCGCTGCGCTTCATGGTCTCCGACCTGCTGGGAGTTACCGCCGCGGACACGGTGACCGTGACGGTCAACGACACGCTGGACCCGCCGGTCGGTTCTATCGTCCAGCCGGCGGCGGACACCACGATTGTCGCCGGGGACAGCATATTCTTCAGCGGCCAGTTCACCCCCGCCGCACTGGTGGGCGTAACCCACCTCTGGGACTGGGGCAGCGGCAGCGGACTGGCGCCGGACTCGGTGATCGAGCCGGGCTGGAAAGTTTTCGACTCGACCGGGACCTGCGTAGTCACTTATACCGCCCGCGACCTCTCCGGCCGGGGCGCGCCGGACAGTGTTACCATAACAGTCGACCCCAACCAGCCGCCGCTGGCCTCGATTCTCAGCCCCTCCAGCGATATTGCGGTCGGCCTGGGCGGGGAGCTGATGTTCGAGGCCGATGACTCGGACCCCGAGGGCAGGGTGGCTGTCAGGGCCTGGGTCTGGGACCCGGCCAGCGGTATCGCACCCTCGCCGGCCGACAGCGGCAGGGTGGCGGGTATGCGAAGTTTCACCGCAACCGGCAGTTTCCGGATAAGTTACCATGTAGTGGACGACAAGGGTCTTGAGGCGGCCGACACCGTGACCGTCACGGTCTCCAGCAACCAGCTGCCGCTGGCGCAGATATCTTCGCCCTCCGGGGATACGACTGTCTACGCCTGGGCTCCGGTCGTGTTCGCGGGGACCGACTCCGACGGCGACGGATCGATTGTTTCCCGGCAGTGGGATTTCGGCCTTGCGGACCTGACAGTGACCGGCGATACCACCCGCAATCCCGGCGAAGTCTATTTTTCCAGCGCCGGCAGCTATGAGGTCGTCTACTCGGTGACCGACGACAAAAGCGCGCGCAAAGCCGACACCCTGGCCGTGACAGTCAACGCCAACAGCCGTCCCCAGGCGATGATTATCTCTCCGGCGGGCGGTATCTCGATCTCGGCCGGCGACAGCCTGAGCCTGCTGGCTACCGATTTTGATCCGGACGGTTCGGTGGTGTCGCGGGTATGGACTTACGGCGACGGGAGCGGGATTCCCCCGGACTCGGTTGCGATCCCTGATTACCGCACCTTTCTCAACCAGGGATCTTTCGTGCTGGAATACAGAGTGACGGACAACGTGGGCGGTGTGTCTGCGGATTCTCTGCTGGTGACTGTCGGACCATGACGGAGAAGGCTTAACTTCCCCCGCTATTTTCATCCGGGACCGTTTCCGGCAGGCTGCCCGGCCTGATCCTGGCCGGCCGCGCCGAGGGCATCCGGCCCAACTCGTAACGGTCCGGGTGGATCATTCCCAGGCTCAGCACCAGTTTCAAGCCTTCCTCCACGGTCAGTTCCAGGAGGTACAATTCCTCCTCCGGCACCAGGATGATATAGCCCGAGGTCGGGTTGGGCACGGTGGGCATGAACACATGGGCGAACCGTCCCTTGCTGTCCTCGCCGCTGACGCTGAACGGCACCAGTTGCTTGCTGGTAACAAAGCCCACCGCGAACAGCCCCTTGCGCGGATACTCGATAATCGCCACCTGCTCGAAACTGCTGGCGTCCATCTCCAGGAACCCGTCGCTGACCTGTTTTATCGCCCCGAAAATATTCCCGATCAGCGGGATTCTGACTATGGCCAGATCCTTGAGCCGGTTCAACCTGCCGCCGATATAAGTCCGGCTGACCATCCCCACCAGCCAGATTACCAGGATCAGGCTGATAAAGCCCACTCCATGGATATACTCCCCGAACAACTGGGCGAAATAACGTCCCAGGATCCCGTCCAGTACCCGGAACAGCCAACTGACAAGGAATATCGTGGTAATTACGGGCAGCAGGATCAGGATGCCGGTCGTGATCTGTTTGCGGAGCGTGCGCAATGCGTTGCTGTCGAACAATCCGGGCCTCCATCAGCGCTTGGAGCGAAAGTAATTTGGTTAATACGCCTTTATAATCTAAAATAATGCGTTTTACCGCGCATGCAAAGCTGATTTATTGAACACGTGGCCGGGTCCGTGGATTTGCAGGCTCACGATTAACGATGTCGTAAAAAGTCCGAATTGACAAACCATTCTTCCGTGGTTAATTTTTTCAGTTGTTGATCGAACTTTTACCCTGCGCACCGGAGACGAGATGGATAAGGGATACAGTGTCGTGGTGGGAATGACCCTGGCCTATGCGGTTAGTTTTTTCGGTATGCTGCTGGCCTATATCGTCTACCAGCGCAATCACAACGAAAACGAACTCTGGCGCCGTCGTCCGGTCGGCGTATCGTTTTTCAGCGCGGTTTACGGGTATATCATTCCAGCAGTGTTTGTGCTCAACGCGCTGCTGACCCTGTTTATTAAAATTTTCCGCGGCTGGGATTTCAATGCTTTCGTCTGGACCAACCAGGCGCTGGGCTGGCCCCTGGCGGCAGCGGCGCTGCTCTACTGGCTGGTGGGCAGACACTCCTGGCGGCTGGATCGCTGGCTTGGCTACGGTATCTGCCTCCTGCTGGCTCTTGCCGGAACCGCCGCCCTGCTGGCCGGCACGGTCTCGATGATTTCTGCCCGGATCGCCGACCTGCATATAATCGGTTCCTACGTCACGGCTTTAATCTGGCACGTGCTCTGGTCGGTTTATTTCATCCGCGCCGGCACACGGACCTCGTTTTTCCAAAGCAGCATTCCTACATCCTGACCCTGATTGCTCATTTTGCGAATCAGTGCGATCTGCTCCCCTGCGCTGGATTGCCGGGCGCCTCCGCCCGTGGCGCGCTTGACAATTCGACGGTGCTTGAGTATGTTTAAGTCCATGCAATTTAAGGCTTTCGGCAATATGACGTGCAGGGTGGCGTAAGATGCAATTCAAGCGGCTCGACGATTATCGCTGGGAGATTCCCCGCACCGGCGGGATGAATGTGCCGGGCCTGGTTTTCGCCTCGGCGGAGATGATCGATAACATCAGGCGGGACAAAGCAGCCGATCAGGTTGCCAACGTGGCCTGGTTGCCGGGTGTGGTGGGCAGCAGCATGGCCATGCCCGATATCCATTGGGGCTACGGTTTCCCGATTGGCGGGGTGGCCGCGATGGATGCGGACGAGGGTGTGATCAGCCCCGGCGGAATCGGTTATGATATCAACTGCGGAGTCCGGCTTGTCGCTACCGGGCTGGGATATGAGGAGATCAGTTCCAAAGTCCGCGGGATGGTAAACGGACTGTTCCGCGACGTACCCTGCGGGGTGGGCAAGGGGGGCGAGCTTAAACTCGACCGCAGGCAGCTCGAAAAAGTGGCCCGGCAGGGCTCCCGCTGGATGGTCGCCAACGGCTACGGTTCCGAAGCGGACCTGGAGCACTGCGAGGATGGCGGCTGCTATCAGGGAGCCGATCCGGATGCGGTCAGCGACCGGGCTTACAGCCGCGGCCGCGACCAGTTGGGCACCCTGGGCAGCGGCAACCATTTCCTCGAACTGCAGGAAGTGACCGAGGTGTACGACGAGGAGGCCGCCCGCGCTTACGGCCTGTGGCAGGGCCAGTTCGTTGTTTTCATCCATTCAGGTTCCCGCGGGTTCGGCTACCAGGTTTGCGAGGACTCGCTGAACGCGATGAACCGTGGCATGGCCGGACTCAAGCTCGATCTTCCCGACAAACAGCTCGCCTGCGCATATATCGACAGCGATGCGGGCCGTCGCTATATTTCCTCCATGGCCGCCGCGGCCAATTACGGGTGGGCCAACCGTCAGCTTCTCCAGCACCGCGCTGTTGATTCGCTGATGCACACGCTCCGGATTTCACCCTCGAAGCTGCAAGCGCGGCTGGTATACGATATCGCTCACAACAACGCCAAGCTGGAACGTCACACGGTCAATGGCCGTGAGCGGGAGTTGATGGTCCACCGCAAGGGGGCCACCCGCTCGTTCGGCCCGGGCCGTCCCGAGGTGCCCCCGGCATACCGCGCGGTCGGCCAACCCGTACTGGTTCCCGGCGACATGGGCACGGCCAGCTATGTCCTCGCCGGCACCGAGCAGGCGATGAGCCGTAGTTTCGGTTCCAGCTGCCACGGCGCTGGGCGGGTGCTGAGCCGCAAGGGCGCTATCCGTCAGGGGCGCGGCCGCTCGATAGCCGCTGAGCTTGAGAAGGCGGGTGTCTACGCCGTAGCCCGCGGCAGGCACACGCTGAGCGAGGAGATGCCCGAGGCCTATAAGGATGTCAACGAGGTTGTCGATGTGGTGGACCGGGCGGGCCTGGCCCGTAAAGTGGTTAAAATGAGGCCGGTCGGAGTGGTAAAAGGCTGAATAGATGATGCTATGCCGATGGTGCGCGGAGCGATAAAATTATTTGTACCAGTTAAGAAGCAGGCAGGATCGGGAAGGGCAGTGCTGAATGTCGAGAGCCGTTCTCAGCCCGGATGTGCTTGAGATCATGCGGGCGGCCGATGTGATGGTGCCCGCGCCGCTGGCGGTGGACAGCTCGGGCAGCCTGCTGGAGAGCCAGCAGAAACTGCTGACCCGTTATTATCTGGAAGCCGGTGCGGCCACGGTGGTCCCCGGCACCCATACGGGCCAGTTTTCACGTGGCGATCTCGATTTGTACCGCCGGTGGCTTGAGCTGAACGCCGAGATGATCGACACCTGGGGCGACAGTTCAAGTACGTTCAAAATGGCCGCGGTCGGCGGCTCGATCGCGTTCGACATGCTGCGGGCCGCTGCCGAGGCCAACTACGACCTCGTGATGGTGGCGCCCACATCGTTTGTCACCGCCGACGGGAAGGCCATGAGCGAGCAGGACTCTCTGCAACTGCTGGCCGAGATGGCCGAGGTGGCGCCGCTCTATGGTTTCTATCTGCAGAAAGCTGTGGGCGGCCGGGAGTACAGCGCGGATTTCTGGAGCGGGATGTTCGAGATCGCCTACGGGTCCAAGGCAGCGCCGTTCAGCAGGGCGAAAACCGACGTGATGATGCACGCGGCGGTAACCTCGCAAAGGCTGGACGAGCTGGTGATGGTGACCGGCAACGACGACTATATCGTCGGCGATCTGCTCAAGACCTGGTACGACCCTGAAGACAAAAGCCGGTCTCTGCGCTTTTCCGCCGGACTGCTGGGCCATTTCGCCAGCGACACCCGCGCGGCCGTCAGGATGGTGCGGAGGGTGAAAAAACACCGCGACGACGACCATCCCGCCGGCGATCCGTGGCCGGGCGAGGCCATGGTGGAGCTGGCCGGGGCGGTGAGCGCGATGAACTACGCGGTTTTCGATACCGCCGAGCTGCCCGGGTCGCCCCCGTTCGAGTGCTGCGTTATCGGCGTGGAATACCGTCTGCGCAAGCTGGGGCTGATGTTCGAGGAGACGGATATCCGCTGGCTCGGCCCCGACGATACGGTCCGCCTGGAAACCGGCCGGCCGGGCCTGTGGCATGAAATCGATATCGCCTATTCAGCGAGACCGGAATTGACCGACGATGACTGGCTGGATGCCGAAAAAATTCAGCTGTGGAAGAACGAACTGAGAATTGACTGAGCGGAGTATCGGCCGGATGAGCTGGAAAAGCCTTGCCCGGATCGACAGTGTCGACCGGTGCGATTTGAACGAATACATGTCCCGCCCGGACGAGCGGGTGCTGAAGCTGATTGAGCGGCGCGACGACCGGGACGTGGTGATTTACGGGGCCACGGGCAAGTGGACCATGGATATAACCGAGATGCTCCTGCGCGCCATGCAGCAGACCGGTAAAACCGGCGTCAGGGTGCACCTGGTGGCGCGGTTCAGCAACGAGGACGGAGTCCGCTCCCGTCTGGCCCGCTACGAGGGAATGTATCGTATCCACAAGGTCGATTTTCTCAATCTGTCGATGAGCGACCTGGTGGCGATCGACGCCGCGTCATCATGGGTTTTCTATGGAATCGGCTACAAATTTCGCACCAGTGAAACCGAGGAGGAATACCGCCGCCTGTGCGACATGTACGGCAAGGTCATTCCCTCGCTGATATTTACCTGCCACATGAAAAAATCCGCTATCGTGATGATCGGCTCGGGAAACGCGCTTTCGCCGACTCCGGTCGACATGCAGGCCCCGGACAATGCGCCGCTCGTCCCGTTGCCCCGGCAGGTCTACGGGGAGTCGATCAAGAACAAGGAGGACATCCTCAGGCTGATCCTGGACGGCGGGGGCAGCGACAGCAGCCGGGCGGTGATCCTGCGGGCTATGTACACGACCAACCTGACCTACGGCGGTCTTGAAAAACCGATGGTGGCCGTGATGAAGGGCGAGCCTGTCAATCTCGAACAGGCCGGAGTGTTCAACATTATCAGCCACCGGGACGCCGGTATCCTGGCTATCCTTTCCTCCGAATCGGTCTCGAATCCGGTAACCACTCTCAACCTTTCGGGCCATACGGTAGCCGTCCGCACGGCCGCCGAGGTGGCCGCCGAAGTGTTCGTCAAGCCGGTGAACTATCTGGGCAGGATGAGGAACTTGCACCTGCTGGCCGATGACAGCAAGATCAAGAGCCTTTACGGCGGATGCCTGGATTCGCTGGAAGAACTGCTGGAAGCTCAGGCGTTCTGGATCAAGCACCGGGGCGGGTCGCTCGAACTCGACCACAAGGTCGGTATGGCGATCTGAGCTTCCGGAGGCGGAACCGCTGACAGGTTGGGCCCTGGAACAAAGTGGCAGACGGAATGTAGAACAATCCAGACAGAAGGTCAGCGGCCAAGAGAGCGGGAAATCAAACGGTCCTGGGAGAGACGTAATGCTCAAGATGGACAAAACTCTCGAACAGTTACAGAGTGAGATCCGGCAGCTGCGCTCACGGCTGAAAAAGGCCAGCAGTACCGAGGACCGCCTGCACGACATCGAAAAGCGCTACCGGGAACTTCTGCAGAGCAACGACAGCCTTACCCGCGAAATATACGCTATCCGCTCGATAGTCAACATGCCCCAGCTCTACCTGGACGATGATCTCAGGATCGTGGGCTATTCAGCCGATTTTGTCCGCCAGACCACCAAAGTGATCGACTATGCCCGTGAAGGCACAGACCTCAGCGTTCTGGTCAAAAAGAAAGACGTGGATAATCTGCGCGAGTACCTTGAAAGGCTCCGAGCTCTCGAGAACCTGCCGTACGAGGACGGCGAAGCCTGGCAGTTATGTTACAGCGGGCCCACCGAGCAGGACCGGATCGGCGGTCAATGGACGATGCACACGGCGAACGATAACTGGAAATTCGCCAACCATGAGGGTAAATGGCGTCTCATCCACCTTCCGCACACCGGGGATCGCCTGGATTGCTGCCTCTTGTCAGCCAGGGAGTACGGCGGACCGTCCGAGGACGTGCGGCTGGTTTATAAAACCCGTACCTCCAAAAACCCGGACAACATCCTCGACAACACCTGTTTTATCTCCGCCACCTCCGGCAAGGAAGCGGTAATGCCGGATATCAACGGCTACACGGTTTGCCTGGGATCCAACTACAACTCGCTGGCAAGAATTCAGAAGCAGGGAGCTGATGTTGTCAGCAGGCACGAAATACTGGAGCCGGATACGGAATACCTCGTGGAAGTGGAACGGATCGGCGGCAGGGTGAGCCGTCGGGCAACCAATCTGGATACGGGCGAGGAAATGCCGCTGCTGTATTTTATCGATTTCGACGCAATTTACGACCGCGAAAACCACATCGGGTTCTATACTTACAGCGGAGAGGCCCATTTTTACGATATCGAGATCTACACCCGTCCGTCACGGTTCGATATCGAACAGTTCTGCCTGCCGTTCCAGATCGAAATAACTCCCAGGGGCTACGGTCTGAAGAGCAAGTACTTCGAATTGAAATACGTGCGCAACGAACTCATGGGTAAAACGCTGCACACGCTGATATTCAACGATATTACCACGCGCAAGGCACACGAAAGCAGGCTGCGCGAGAGCGAGGAGAAGTACAGAAAACTGTTCGAGGAGGGCCGGGTGGCTCGTTCCACAACCACTCCGGACGGCCGGTTTATCGATGTCAATAAGGAGATGGAGCGGCTTACCGGCTATACGCGTGAGGAGCTCTGCGGGTCCAGGGCGGAAGTATTGTACGTCGATCCGGAAGACCGCAGGATATATATCGCCCAGTTAGAGCGCGACACGTATGTCAGGGACTACGAGCTGAAATTCAAGAAAAAAGACGGGACCCTGATGGATTGCATGATTACCTCCAGTATCCATCCATCCACCGACGGCAGTGCATTCTTCATTGAGGGCAGTATTCAAGATGTTACAGAGCGCAAGCGGATGGAAGCCAAGCTGAAGGAAGTGCAGAAGATGGAGGTTATCGGCCGGATAGCATCAGGCGTGGCCCACGAGGTGCGCAACCCGCTCAATGCCATCCTGGCCATCAGCGAGGCTCTGAACGAGGAAATCGGCGACCAGGAAGCTTACAAGCCTTACATGGACCATATCTGCAGTCAGGTCGACCGACTTTCCACCTTGATGAATGACCTGCTTGAATTGGGTAAGCCGCTCAAGACCACCGAATTCATGCCCGCGGCTGTATTTGATATCTGCCGCGGCGCGCTCGAACTCTGGCGCCAGAGTTCCTCGCTCAAATCGTGTACCGTGGTGATGTTCGACAGGACCGATGGAGCCAGGCTCAAGGTCCTGGGCAACAGTTCCAAGCTTAAGCAGGTAGTGTTGAATTTACTGGAAAATGCGGCCCAGCACAGCCCGGAAGGCGAGACAATTGAACTGGAGTTGTCGCGCTCCGGCGAAAACAGGGTTATTATTCGTGTCACGGACCAGGGACCCGGGATTCCCAATGATGTTATGCCGGAAGTGTTCAAGCCGTTTTATAGCACACGGGTCAGAGGATCGGGCCTGGGCCTGAGTATCGTGAAAAATATTGTGGAAACCCACGGCGGCACGATCGAGATGATCAACAATGACCCGCCCCCCGGCCTGCGGGCCGAGGTAACCCTGCCGCTGTTCGAGGATACAGGTGATGAAGCATAATCTGTTGCTTGTCGATGACGATGAGTCTATCCAGTTCGGCTTCTCGAAATACTTTATGAAACACGGTTTCGGGATTGATTCAGTCAGTTCCCTGGCCGAAGCCCGCCAGGCGGTCCAGGACCGGCAGTACGACGCGGTGCTGTTGGACCTGATGCTGCCCGACGGCAAGAGCGTGAGCTGGATACCGGAAGTCCGGGACAAGTTTCCGGGCACGGCCATTGTCGTGATCAGCGGCCATGGCGACGTGCCGGCGGCGGTTGAAGCCGTCAAGGAGGGGGCGGATAATTTTCTGACCAAGCCGGTGTCGCTCAAAGACCTGAAAGTAGTGCTGGAGAAGAGCCTGGAAATCGGTTCGTTACGCCGCAGGCACGTTAATTCACAGCGGTTGAGTAAAAAGGCGGAACCCTATTTCGGCAGCAGCGATGCAATCAAGAAGGTTCTCGAAATGGCGTCCCTGGCCACCGAGAACGATTCAACCGTGCTGATCAACGGGGAAACCGGCGCGGGAAAAGGGGTGCTGGGACGTTGGATACACGATAACAGTCCGCGCAATCAGGCGGCATTTGTCGAAATCAATTGCAGCGGTCTCAAGGGCGAATTGTTCGCCAGTGAATTGTTCGGCCACGCCAAGGGCGCGTTCACGTCCGCGACCCAGGATAAGCCCGGGTTGATCGAAGTCGCCGACGGCGGCACGCTGTTCCTGGATGAAATAAGCGACATGCCGTTACCGGTGCAGGCCGAGTTTCTTAATGTTATCGAGGAGCGCAACTACCGCCGCCTGGGCGAGGTGTCGCTCAGGCGCAGCGAGTTCAAACTTATCTGCTCCACTAACCGGGAACTGCTCGACAAGACCACGGACGGCAGTTTTCGCCAGGATCTCTACTTCCGGATAAACGTCTTTCCGATCAGGATTCCATCCCTGCGTGAGCGGATGGAAGACCTTGACGGCCTTGTCAGCCACCTGCTGGCCTCGATGGGAGGAGAGCAGACCGTCATCGGGGAAAATGTGATGCAGCTGCTGCGCTCTTACAGCTGGCCGGGAAATATCCGCGAATTGAAAAACGTGCTGGAAAGAGCTATCTTGTTAGCCAGAGGCGGAGAACTTGGACCCGAGCATTTCACCGGTTTGCGCGCCGATTTGTCTTTCGATATCCAGGGAAATTCGGGAGTTATGAGCCTGGAGGAAATGGAAGGCGTCCATATTAAGTCGGTTATGGCGCGTTACGATGGCGACGCGCGGCGGTCGGCTGAAGCACTGGGTGTTTCCCTGGCTACGCTTTATCGCAAGTTGAAAAAAATATCCTCCCCAGGTTAAGTGCTTCCCTTAGAATCCTTTAACACTGATTCAATGCTGCATAGTGCAGAAAATTCAACACTTTGGAATGATTCTCATAAGTGAAACTGGAAATTGCGATTATGAGAATCGACGCCATGACTTGTAAAGTATAAGATTTTATGCAATAATAAGTTAACCTGTCCGGGATTTGTGGCATTTTTCTTGTTTAAGGTAAATGACCAATACTTCCTTAAATGTCAGGAATCCCGGATGGCAAAACGAATCCTGCTTGTCGACGATGAATCAGCGGTTCTGTTCGCTTATAAAAAAGTGCTGCAGCGCGAGCAGTTCAAAGTTGACGCCATAGACAGCAAGGATGGGTCGTACGCTCTGCTCGAGCGCAACAGCTACGACGTCGCGATCCTGGATTTGCGGCTGGGCGGCGAGTCCTCGGAAGAGGGATTCGAGTTGCTTCGCCACATCAAGGACGAGCACCCGGAAACGGTGATCATTATGATTACCGCCCATGGGAATCAGGAAGTTCGCGACCGGGCCTATC harbors:
- a CDS encoding DUF502 domain-containing protein; translated protein: MFDSNALRTLRKQITTGILILLPVITTIFLVSWLFRVLDGILGRYFAQLFGEYIHGVGFISLILVIWLVGMVSRTYIGGRLNRLKDLAIVRIPLIGNIFGAIKQVSDGFLEMDASSFEQVAIIEYPRKGLFAVGFVTSKQLVPFSVSGEDSKGRFAHVFMPTVPNPTSGYIILVPEEELYLLELTVEEGLKLVLSLGMIHPDRYELGRMPSARPARIRPGSLPETVPDENSGGS
- a CDS encoding RtcB family protein, with translation MQFKRLDDYRWEIPRTGGMNVPGLVFASAEMIDNIRRDKAADQVANVAWLPGVVGSSMAMPDIHWGYGFPIGGVAAMDADEGVISPGGIGYDINCGVRLVATGLGYEEISSKVRGMVNGLFRDVPCGVGKGGELKLDRRQLEKVARQGSRWMVANGYGSEADLEHCEDGGCYQGADPDAVSDRAYSRGRDQLGTLGSGNHFLELQEVTEVYDEEAARAYGLWQGQFVVFIHSGSRGFGYQVCEDSLNAMNRGMAGLKLDLPDKQLACAYIDSDAGRRYISSMAAAANYGWANRQLLQHRAVDSLMHTLRISPSKLQARLVYDIAHNNAKLERHTVNGRERELMVHRKGATRSFGPGRPEVPPAYRAVGQPVLVPGDMGTASYVLAGTEQAMSRSFGSSCHGAGRVLSRKGAIRQGRGRSIAAELEKAGVYAVARGRHTLSEEMPEAYKDVNEVVDVVDRAGLARKVVKMRPVGVVKG
- a CDS encoding PAS domain S-box protein, with the protein product MTARSRAFTADAWIRWKNCWKLRRSGSSTGAGRSNSTTRSVWRSELPEAEPLTGWALEQSGRRNVEQSRQKVSGQESGKSNGPGRDVMLKMDKTLEQLQSEIRQLRSRLKKASSTEDRLHDIEKRYRELLQSNDSLTREIYAIRSIVNMPQLYLDDDLRIVGYSADFVRQTTKVIDYAREGTDLSVLVKKKDVDNLREYLERLRALENLPYEDGEAWQLCYSGPTEQDRIGGQWTMHTANDNWKFANHEGKWRLIHLPHTGDRLDCCLLSAREYGGPSEDVRLVYKTRTSKNPDNILDNTCFISATSGKEAVMPDINGYTVCLGSNYNSLARIQKQGADVVSRHEILEPDTEYLVEVERIGGRVSRRATNLDTGEEMPLLYFIDFDAIYDRENHIGFYTYSGEAHFYDIEIYTRPSRFDIEQFCLPFQIEITPRGYGLKSKYFELKYVRNELMGKTLHTLIFNDITTRKAHESRLRESEEKYRKLFEEGRVARSTTTPDGRFIDVNKEMERLTGYTREELCGSRAEVLYVDPEDRRIYIAQLERDTYVRDYELKFKKKDGTLMDCMITSSIHPSTDGSAFFIEGSIQDVTERKRMEAKLKEVQKMEVIGRIASGVAHEVRNPLNAILAISEALNEEIGDQEAYKPYMDHICSQVDRLSTLMNDLLELGKPLKTTEFMPAAVFDICRGALELWRQSSSLKSCTVVMFDRTDGARLKVLGNSSKLKQVVLNLLENAAQHSPEGETIELELSRSGENRVIIRVTDQGPGIPNDVMPEVFKPFYSTRVRGSGLGLSIVKNIVETHGGTIEMINNDPPPGLRAEVTLPLFEDTGDEA
- a CDS encoding sigma-54-dependent Fis family transcriptional regulator codes for the protein MKHNLLLVDDDESIQFGFSKYFMKHGFGIDSVSSLAEARQAVQDRQYDAVLLDLMLPDGKSVSWIPEVRDKFPGTAIVVISGHGDVPAAVEAVKEGADNFLTKPVSLKDLKVVLEKSLEIGSLRRRHVNSQRLSKKAEPYFGSSDAIKKVLEMASLATENDSTVLINGETGAGKGVLGRWIHDNSPRNQAAFVEINCSGLKGELFASELFGHAKGAFTSATQDKPGLIEVADGGTLFLDEISDMPLPVQAEFLNVIEERNYRRLGEVSLRRSEFKLICSTNRELLDKTTDGSFRQDLYFRINVFPIRIPSLRERMEDLDGLVSHLLASMGGEQTVIGENVMQLLRSYSWPGNIRELKNVLERAILLARGGELGPEHFTGLRADLSFDIQGNSGVMSLEEMEGVHIKSVMARYDGDARRSAEALGVSLATLYRKLKKISSPG
- a CDS encoding response regulator, with product MAKRILLVDDESAVLFAYKKVLQREQFKVDAIDSKDGSYALLERNSYDVAILDLRLGGESSEEGFELLRHIKDEHPETVIIMITAHGNQEVRDRAYQLGADHYFEKPVSTSRIREALAVSGVMPADRAISNGALEAPAPKVIEK